In Cynocephalus volans isolate mCynVol1 chromosome 16, mCynVol1.pri, whole genome shotgun sequence, the following proteins share a genomic window:
- the LOC134364833 gene encoding G patch domain-containing protein 8-like codes for MADRFSRFNEDRDFQGNHFDQFEEGHLEIEQASLDKPIESCAPRKMTRYNRILDTADSRNMGGSWARDLENLFRIVM; via the exons ATGGCGGATCGCTTCTCCCGCTTTAACGAGGACCGAGACTTTCAG GGTAATCACTTTGATCAGTTTGAAGAAGGACACTTGGAAATTGAACAAGCATCGCTCGACAAGCCTATAGAATCG TGTGCACCTAGGAAGATGACACGTTAT AACAGAATATTGGACACTGCTGACTCCAGAAACATGGGTGGAAGCTGGGCCAGGGATTTGGAAAATCTCTTCAgg
- the LOC134365065 gene encoding leucine-rich repeat-containing protein 37B-like codes for MSQLRFWALWLLTFAPLWMLVQVAPLPEWARRPVPLTSIPPELTETWSLRSSELPPGSPHAFKRPAAAGSFGYLGSSAAFQMLVWFRELAKKLIPSLGPDSAQELPPEPDRFAVLHRDLRDNLARPQRLPDMVPVQDWQQNQALVLPLRLKSKIQTVDSENSKATKFVVSPRKRDLTQHPRLAKILGIPDTFASKPKHPKQILQDDNGFSSTDIDYPEFPRESQRDPDEHLEAPEPVETNQLQQEALSQNLELPEEIQSSPPQQDPAQPPQPPEQEEASTQQEALAQPPGPAQEQPAQSPEHHEMTVLPLGHQQSQHSSLPGTTTKPPDLQITITAEPAAEVGTFPTYHESTAQPSVPTHDVEPSTTQQERLQVNLKNL; via the exons atgTCCCAGTTGCGCTTTTGGGCCCTCTGGCTTCTGACGTTTGCACCCTTATGGATGCTAGTTCAGGTAGCTCCCCTTCCGGAGTGGGCCAGGCGCCCTGTCCCACTGACCTCCATCCCCCCAGAGCTGACTGAGACTTGGTCTTTGCGCTCCTCTGAACTGCCACCTGGATCACCCCATGCGTTTAAACGCCCGGCAGCCGCAGGGAGCTTTGGTTACCTGGGATCCTCCGCTGCCTTCCAGATGTTGGTCTGGTTTCGGGAATTGGCCAAGAAGCTGATTCCATCGCTGGGCCCGGATTCAGCTCAAGAACTGCCCCCAGAGCCGGATCGGTTTGCGGTTCTGCATCGGGATCTGCGTGACAATCTGGCTCGGCCACAAAGGCTCCCAGACATGGTTCCAGTGCAAGACTGGCAACAGAATCAGGCCCTGGTTCTGCCTCTTAGACTGAAAAGTAAGATTCAAACCGTAGACAGTGAGAATTCAAAAGCAACCAAGTTTGTTGTTTCACCCCGCAAGAGAGATCTcactcagcatccgcggcttgccAAGATTCTTGGAATTCCAGACACATTTGCATCAAAACCTAAGCATCCGAAACAAATCTTGCAGGATGATAATGGATTTTCAAGTACGGATATAGATTATCCTGAATTTCCTCGAGAATCCCAGAGGGACCCAGATGAGCATCTAGAGGCCCCCGAGCCAGTTGAAACTAATCAATTACAGCAAGAGGCtctatctcaaaacctagagCTTCCTGAAGAGATCCAATCCTCTCCACCCCAGCAAGACCCAGCTCAGCCTCCACAGCCTCCTGAGCAGGAAGAAGCTTCAACCCAACAGGAGGCCCTAGCTCAGCCTCCAGGCCCTGCT CAGGAGCAaccagctcagtctccagagcatcATGAAATGACGGTTTTACCTCTAGGTCACCAACAAAGTCAGCATTCAAGCTTGCCTGGTACCACTACTAAACCTCCAGATCTGCAGATTACCATAACAGCAGAACCTGCTGCAGAGGTGGGAACTTTTCCAACTTACCACGAGTCTACTGCTCAGCCCTCAGTGCCAACTCATGATGTGGaaccttctacaacccagcaggag AGGCTTCAGGTCAATCTCAAGAACCTATGA